From the genome of Lotus japonicus ecotype B-129 chromosome 6, LjGifu_v1.2, one region includes:
- the LOC130724364 gene encoding uncharacterized protein LOC130724364, protein MAGVLGFASLPPKAKNFVVAGGLTAFVFGTYFYTMRAVGGTDELQVAIDKFEADKSKQEGEPSVPSKV, encoded by the coding sequence ATGGCTGGAGTTTTAGGATTTGCAAGCCTTCCACCCAAGGCAAAGAATTTCGTAGTTGCCGGGGGTTTGACAGCATTTGTCTTCGGGACCTACTTCTACACCATGAGAGCTGTTGGAGGTACTGATGAGCTGCAAGTAGCAATTGACAAGTTTGAAGCTGACAAGAGCAAGCAAGAGGGTGAACCAAGCGTGCCATCAAAGGTCTAG